ATTATTTGATATAAGGAAAAAAATGCAAGGTTTTTTTGTTGATATTCAAGGTACACTTATAGATGATAAAAATAAAAAGCCTCTGCCTGGGGCTGTGGAGTTTTTAGAGTATTTAAATGAAAAAGAGATTCCTTTTATTTTACTTACTAATAATACTAAATATCCATCACATGAATTTAAATCATATTTAAAATCTCTTGGTTTTAAATTTAAAAATTATCTTGACCCTTTGATGGTTTTAGATGAATTGATTGATGGAAAAATTGCTCCATTTGGAAATGAAAATTTTTTAAAAATTATGCAAAAATATGAAATTGACTATAAAAAACCTAAAAAAATTATTGTTGGGCTTAAAATTTATTCGTCTGATGAGTTAGCTAATATAATTGAGCTTATTTTAAATGAAAGTGAATATATAGGAATGCATAAGACTTCTTTGTATCATAAAAATAATAAACGCTATCCTGGACTTGGGGCTGTTTTAGAGATGCTTAAATTTGCAACAGGCAAAGAATATGATGTTGTTGGAAAGCCATCATTAAGATTTTTTAATAAAGCAAGAGAAATTTTGGGATTAG
This Caminibacter mediatlanticus TB-2 DNA region includes the following protein-coding sequences:
- a CDS encoding HAD-IIA family hydrolase, with the translated sequence MQGFFVDIQGTLIDDKNKKPLPGAVEFLEYLNEKEIPFILLTNNTKYPSHEFKSYLKSLGFKFKNYLDPLMVLDELIDGKIAPFGNENFLKIMQKYEIDYKKPKKIIVGLKIYSSDELANIIELILNESEYIGMHKTSLYHKNNKRYPGLGAVLEMLKFATGKEYDVVGKPSLRFFNKAREILGLDFDKISIISDDLYGDILPAKNLGMRGILVLSGKIKSENEVTKKPDEIYKNIGEFLKYLKMEK